The Ralstonia sp. RRA DNA segment GCGCTTCGCCCTGGTTGCGGGAGTCGACCAGTTCGCGCAGCTTCTTGTCTTCCTCGGCGTTGGCCTCGGCGTCCTTCACCATGCGCTCGATCTCGGCTTCCGACAGGCCGGAGCTTGCCTTGATCGTGATCTTGTTTTCCTTGCCGGTCGCCTTGTCCTTGGCGCCCACGTGCAGGATGCCGTTGGCGTCGATGTCGAACGACACTTCAATCTGCGGCGTGCCGCGCGGTGCCGGCGGAATGCCTTCGAGGTTGAATTCGCCCAGCATCTTGTTGCCGGAGGCCATCTCGCGCTCGCCCTGGTAGACCTTGATCGTCACGGCCGGCTGGTTGTCGTCCGCGGTCGAGAAGGTCTGCGAGAACTTGGTCGGGATGGTCGTGTTCTTGCCGATCATCTTGGTCATCACGCCACCCAGCGTTTCGATGCCCAGCGACAGCGGCGTCACGTCCAGCAGCAGCACGTCGGTACGGTCACCGCCCAGCACCTGACCCTGGATGGCAGCGCCCACGGCAACGGCCTCGTCCGGGTTCACGTCCTTGCGGGCTTCCTTGCCGAAGAACTCCTTCACCTTCTCCTGCACCTTCGGCATACGGGTCATACCGCCGACCAGGATCACGTCATGGATGTCCGACACCTTCACGCCAGCATCCTTGATGGCGGTGCGGCACGGATCGATCGTACGGGCGATGAGGTCTTCGACCAGCGCTTCCAACTTGGCGCGCGTGATCTTCAGGTTCAAGTGCTTCGGGCCCGAGGCATCCGCCGTGATGTACGGCAGGTTGATTTCGGTCTGCTGCGTGCTCGACAGCTCGATCTTGGCCTTTTCAGCGGCTTCCTTCAGGCGTTGCAGTGCCAGCACGTCCTTGCTCAGGTCAACGCCTTGTTCTTTCTTGAACTCGCCGATGATGTAATCGATGATGCGCTGGTCGAAGTCTTCGCCGCCCAGGAACGTATCGCCGTTGGTCGACAGCACTTCGAACTGCTTTTCGCCGTCCACGTCGGCAATCTCGATGATCGAGATGTCGAACGTACCGCCACCCAGGTCATACACGGCGATCTTGCGGTCGCCCTTTTCGTTCTTGTCCAGGCCGAAAGCCAGCGCAGCCGCGGTCGGCTCGTTGATGATGCGCTTGACGTCCAGACCGGCGATGCGGCCAGCGTCCTTCGTGGCCTGGCGCTGCGAATCGTTGAAGTAGGCCGGCACCGTGATCACGGCTTCGGTCACTTCCTCGCCCAGGTAGTCCTCGGCGGTCTTCTTCATCTTGCGCAGGGTTTCGGCCGAGATTTGCGGCGGGGCCAGCTTCTGGCCGCGCACTTCCACCCAGGCGTCGCCGTTGTCGGCCTTGGTGATGGTGTACGGCATCAGGCCGATGTCCTTCTGGACTTCCTTCTCTTCAAACTTGCGGCCGATCAGGCGCTTGACGGCGTACAGCGTGTTCTTCGGGTTGGTGACGGCCTGGCGCTTGGCCGGGGCACCGACCAGGATTTCGCCGTCTTCCATGTAGGCGATGATCGACGGGGTGGTGCGAGCGCCTTCGGCGTTCTCGATCACCTTGGGGGTGTTGCCCTCCATGATGGAGACGCAGCTGTTGGTGGTACCCAGGTCGATACCGATGATTTTGCCCATGGTCTTACTCCTCGAATTTGGTGTCAGGACTGCACTGAATACAAACTTGGATCGGATGTGGGAGTGCCGCCCGGCTTTTCAAGGCCGAATTTTGAAAAGTTGAGCATTTTGGCCGGTTTTTTTCGGGAAAGCACCCGAAAACATGCCCTCCCGGGCAGAAACCAAGCGTTTGCGACGTCTAAAGCGCGGCGAACCGGGCCGAAAAGGTCGCGATGGTACCCTTGGGCGCGTTGCCACTCGCCGGGTACCTCACCCGGCCCCTCGCCTCCCGATGCGTTTGCCCCCATTCCGATTCGCTCTGGGCGCAGCCGTGCTTGCCGCCTGCGCCGCACCCCCAGCCGATGCCGCCGTCGCCCTGCTCCAGCCCGCGCGCCGCGTCGACGCCAGCCAGCCGTTCACGCTCACGCTCGTCATCTCCGGCGATGCGGCCCAGCGCAGCTATACCGTGCCCGCCAAGTTGCGCGTGACGGCCACCGCCGATCTGCAGGGCCCTGTTGAAGTGATGCTTAACCGACACAACGAAGGCGCGGAGACGTTGCACTTGCGCCCGGGTCAGGTTCGCACCATCACCTACAGCGGCACATTGCCCGAGGTGCTGCGCGGCGCCGTGCGCATCGACGTGCCTGAGCTGGACGCCGCGCCCGTGCTGGTCACGCTGGTGCGTGGCGCTGACGCCCCGCAAATTGCCGCTGAAGGGGCCCCCGTCGGCGCCGCCCGCAACGCCGCAGCAGACGCCACCCGCCCAGGCGGCGCATTGGGCACCAACCCGAGCGCAACGACTGCCGGCGCCAACGCCGCGCCACCCGCCACGGTGGCGGTGGCCGGCGCAGGTGAGGCGCCCCGCCCCCCGGAGGAAACCGCCCGCCTGACCTTCCACGAGCCCATGTTCGCAGCCCTGGGGGCGCACGAAGGCCTGAACATGAAGTTCCAGTTGAGCTTCAAATTCCGGATATTCCAGCCGGAGAACCCGGCATCGACGGCACTACTGGACAACCTGTACTTCGGCTACACGCAGTTTTCGTTGTGGGATCTGGGCAAGGAATCGGCGCCATTCCGGGATACGAACTATCGGCCGAGCCTCTTCTACTACCGGCCAGATACTGGCATTCAGGGTGGCGCTCTCTCGCGCCTCTCGTTCGCTGGCGGCATCGAACATGAATCGAACGGCCGCGACGGCGACGCCTCACGCGCTATCAATACTGTATTCGTGCGCCCGACCTTCCACTTTGGCGATCTGACCGACTACCACTGGAAGTTCGAGCCCAAGCTGTACGCCTACCTCACGTGCGCCGGCAATACCGATATCGCGAACTACCGCGGTTTTGGAGATTTCCGCGTGTCGTACGGTGCGCCCAATGGCTGGGAATTGGCTGCCACGCTACGCAAGGGCACGCACAAGGGCTACGGCAGCGTGGATGCGCAGCTCACCTATCCGATGAGCCGCATCTTCAGTGGTACCGCCGGTTACCTGTTCGTCCAGTACTTCACCGGCTACGGCGAGAGCCTGCTCGACTACAACCACAAGCTGGGCTCGCAGTTGCGTATCGGTTACAGCCTCTCGCGTTAACGGTCCGGTTGGTCCTGCGGCGGCGGCGTTACAGCGTGTGCTGGCCGCTGGCCTCGGGTTGAAAGGCGACACGCTCGATGCGTAGCCCATGCTTGACACCGTTGGGCGCGGTGTACTTGACCGACTTGCCCTCGCGCTGGCCCAGCAGCGCTGCGCCCATGGGCGAGAGCACCGACAGCTTGGCCGACGCCACGTTGGCCTCTTCCGGGTACACCAGCGTCCACTCCTGCTCCGCGCCGGCGTCATCCACCACACGGACCACCGAGTTCATCGTCACCACGTTGGCGGGAATCTTGTTGCCAGGTACCACGTTGGCACGGGCGATGAGGTCATCGACGAGCTCGGCCAGCGGCGAACTGCTGCCAGCGCGGGCGGCGGCGTTTTCCAGGCGGGTGAGGTCGAGCTCGGTCAGGTAGATGACGGCTGCGGACATGGCGATCTCCTACGGATTCGTCTTGAACACTAGGTAAAGCCGCCGCCGATGGCATGACAGCCTTGGGCGATGGCAAGAAAACCAGCGGGCGAAACGCCGGCCGGTGGTGATACCGAACTGCAGGTGTGGGAAGGAGCCCGGCGGCGACGTGCCGCTAGGGCACTAGAACAACCGCCGGGCGGCGGCAAGGGCCGCAGTCATCGCCTGAGCGGCGTGCGGCAGTGCACGCGCCATGCGCTTCGGGCGCACAGCACGGCAAGAAGAAGCAATGAGGAGGGCCGCAGACGTGTTGCGCGTATTGGCAACCGTGGCGGCAAACTGCGCATGGCCGCCCCAGCCGGTCGCCCGGCCGAGCTGCGTACCACGATGCGTGAACGAGAACACCGGAACGCCGCGCATGCCAGGCACCGCGACTGCGGTCGTATCGACCGGGATCACGGCAGGCGTTGTGCGCGACGAAACGGCGTTCTGAGACATGAGCGTGAAAGCGCTGGCTTACTTGGGCGCAGCCACCGTCACCAGGGCAGGACGCAGCACGCGGTCGGCCAGCGTGTAGCCGCGCTGGAGCACGGCCACCACGGTATTCGGCTCCTGGTCAGCAGGCACCATCGAAATCGCTTGGTGGCGATGCGGATCGAATTTCTCGCCCACCGGATTCAGCTCGGTCACGCGGCCTTTCTCGAAAGCGGCGTAGAGCTGCCTGAGCGTGAGCTCAACGCCCTCACGCTGCTTGGCGACGTCACCCGACGTGTCGGCCAGTGCGGCTTGCAGGCTGTCCATCACGGGCAGCAGGTATTCAGCAAAGCTCTCGATGGCGAACTTGTGGGCCTTGGCCACGTCATCCTGTGCGCGGCGGCGGATGTTTTCGCCTTCAGCCGTGGCGCGTGCCCAGTTTTCGTAATTCTGGCGAGCCTTCTCCTCGGCGGCTTCCAGTTGGCGGCGCAGTTCGGTGACGTCCGCATCGGCCACGGCTTCCGCCACGGCAGCTTCGTCACCGGCAACGGCCTGCGCATCGGCGCTGGCGCGCTGGGCCTGGCTCGAATAAGCATTGGCAGCTTGGCCTGCGGCAGCAGATTGCGTCGGCTGAGCAGCTTGCGAGTCCGGGGTCGAGGGGGTTTCCGAAGTGTGTTTCATAGCGCTGGATAAAGGGATCGACGCACAACACGTGCCGGGCGCCGGATCCGCTGGATTTTCACAAACAATTACTCCCCGATATGGGGCATTTGGCGCGCCTTTCAAGGGCGCGGGGTGCACAGCAACTGTGCGCCGTGCATCACGAAATATCGCGTTACAAGTTTCATCCAACGGCAACGGCACGGCGATTGCGACACCACAATTGGCCGCCTATGATGCAAGAAAAATTTGGGGGGCGCGAGCTTCTTTGAGGGTTCGTACCATGCACAACAAGCTACCCGTATTCACCGTGCTCCTGCTGTTGACCCTGACCGCAGCGACAACGTTCATTTGCCTGTCTGGCGCCGTTACACCGCGTTATACGGAGTACGGCAGCGGCAAGGCCATCTTCAAGCACTACATCGGCAAACCGATGCAGATGCAGCAGTTGTCGCACGGCCTGAGCCTCGCAAGTTAGCACACACTCGCGCGCATCGGCTAACTTCGGCCGCCTCAATCACCCAGTTTGTCGATGCGACGCCGGTCCCGCTTGGTTGGTCGACCGGCGATCTGCACAGCGGGTTCCTGATATAGCCGACGCCTGTCTGCGTTTTCCTCGCGTTTTAAGCGACTGGTATCCGTCTCTGCATAGAGCGTTTGCGCGACCGAGGCAGGGCCGCGTATCTCAGCCAGCGCCAATACCTCCAACTCCCACTGCTGTTCATGCGCGTGTACCCGCACGCGGTCACCAATCTTCACGTCCTTGGCCGGGCGGACCGGCTGGTCGTTGATCTGCACACGGCCGCGCTCCACGGCGTCGGTCGCCTGCGAGCGCGTCTTGAAGAAGCGCGCCGCCCATAACCACTTGTCGATGCGGACGCGGTCTGCCGCGTCGGTGCTCACTTTCACGCGGCGGCTCCCTTGCTCTGGGCGCGTGTGCGGCTGGCTTCCAGCACATGCGGATGCGTAAGTGTGAGCGGCCAGCCCTGCAGATGCGCCAGTGCGATGTCCGCAATGCCCGCAATCCAAGCCTCGTTGTCGTTCAGGCATGGGATGTAGTGAAAGTCCTTGCCGCCGGCAACACGGAAAGTGGACTGCCCTTCCATGGCGATCTCCTCCAGCGTTTCCAAACAGTCGGCAGGGAAACCCGGACAAAACACGTCGACACGGTTGGTGCCGACGCGGCCAAGCTCTTCCAGCGTGGGCGCGGTGTACGGCTGCAGCCACTCCGCCCGGCCGAAGCGCGACTGGAAGGTGACGAGGTACTGCCCTGGCTGCAAACCAAGCGCCTCGCCCAGCAAGCGGCCGGTCTTCAGGCATTCGCAGTGGTAGGGATCGCCCAGTTCTAGCGTGCGGCGCGGCACGCCATGAAAGGACAGCAGCAGCTTGTCGCCGTGTGCAAAGTCCGGCGCACCGTGCTGCGCCCAGTACGCGCCGACCTGCTGATGCAGCGCGTTGATATAGGCGGGCTCGTCATGGAAATGCTTGACCAGCCGCAGTTCAGGCTGATTGCGCATCTCGCCCAGCACGCGGAAGACTTCGTCGAACGCCGTGGCCGTAGTGGTGCCGGAATACTGCGGATACATCGGCAGTACGAGGATGCGTTCCACGCCCTGCTTGCGCAGCGCTTGCATGACCGACGGAATCGACGGATTGCCGTAGCGCATCGCACAGGCGACCACCACGTCGTGGCCCTGCGCGTTGAGCAACTGCTGCAGCGCATGCGCCTGGCGCTCGCTATAGACGAGCAGCGGCGAGCCCGTCATGTTGGCCTCGCGCAGCCAGATGCTCTCGTACTTGTGCGCCGACGCCCGCGAGCGCAGCGGCAGGATCAGCACGTTGAGGATGAACCACCACGCGGCGCGCGGAATCTCCACCACGCGCGGGTCGGACAGAAATTGACGCAAGTAGCGGCCAACCTCGCGCGGCGAGGTGCCGTCGGGTGTACCGAGGTTGACCAGCAGGATCGCCGTGCGATCGGGCTGACCGTGCTGGAACAGAGGTTCGGGCAAAAAGGGCATGGGACGCGGGTTCGCGGGTGACCCGGCCGATTATACGAGCCGAGTCATGGCGCGTTCCTTATGCCACGGCCACGCCGTCCTTGACTACGCCCACGCAGGGGTTGAGGCCCATCGCATACGCCAGGTCGGCGGGCCGGTCGATGCGCCAGAGCGCGAAGTCGGCCACGCAGCCCGGGGCGAGCACGCCGCAGGTGCCGGACAGGCCGAGCGCAGCGGCCGCATGCCGCGTGGCGCCGGTCAGCGCTTCGAGCGGCGTCAGGCGGAACAGCGTGCACGCCATGTTCATTGCCAGCAGCAGCGATGTGAGCGGCGAGGTGCCCGGGTTGCTGTCGGTCGACACAGCCATCGGTACACCAGCGGCGCGCAGGGCGTCCATCGGCGGGAGGCGCGTCTCGCGCAGGCAATAGAACGCACCAGGCAACAACACAGCCACGGTACCCGCTTGCGCCATGGCGGCGATGCCGGCTTCAGTCAGGCATTCGAGATGGTCGGCAGACAGACCACCGTAGCGCGCGACCAGTGCCGCGCCGCCCTGGTCAGAAAGCTGTTCGGCATGCAGCTTGACGGGCAGGCCCAGGCGCTGCGCCGCGTCGAACATGCGTGCGGTCTGTGCGGGCGAAAAGCCGATGGTTTCGCAGAACGCGTCAACGGCATCGACGAGGCCCTCAGCGGCGAGCGCGGGCAGCACGTCAGCGCAGAGGTAGTCGATGTAGTCATCCGCCCGGCCTGCAAACTCGGGCGGCACGGCGTGTGCGCCCAGGAACGTTGTACGCACGCGTACCGGCAGCGACTGGCCAAAGCGACGTGCGACGCGCAGCATGCGGCGTTCAGTTTCGAGATCGAGACCATAGCCGGATTTGATCTCGACGGTGGTCACCCCCTCGGCGCGCAGCGCGTTCAGGCGCGGCAGGCTGGCCTCGGCGAGCGCGTCAACGCTTGCCGCACGCGTGGCGCGCACGGTGGAGAGGATGCCGCCGCCCGCCCGCGCGATCTCTTCGTACGGCACACCGTTCAGACGCGCCTCGAATTCATTGCTGCGGTTGCCGGCGTAGACGAGGTGCGTGTGGCAGTCGATCAGGCCGGGCGTGAGCCACGCACCGCCGCCGTCGTGCTCACGCGTGGCGCAGGCGTTGGCGGGCAGATCCGCGCGTGCGCCCAGCCAAGCGATGCGGCCGTCCTTGACGGCGATGGCGCCGTCGCGGATCTCGCCGTAGCCATCAGCATCGGCCGCCAGCGTGGCGAGGTGGACGTTGGTCCAGAGTGCATCCCACTGCGTGTCAGCCATGAGCGGTTCCTTGCAGGCCAATGCCATCGGCCACCCGTGCAACCAGGCGGGCGGCGACACGTGCCGTGTGGTTGTCAATGTCGAGCGACGGGTTGAGTTCCGCCACATCCGCCAGCCGCAGCTTGCCGGAGCTCACCACGCGATCGACGATGGGCTCGATCACGTCCATCGACACGCCGCGTGCGGACGGTGCGCTCACGCCGGGGGCGACGCCGGCCGGCAGAACATCCAGGCACATCGTCAGATACACATGGTCGACCTGGCTCAAGAACACCTCTACCACCTGCAGCACATGGGCGAGCTGCATGATGTCCATCTCGTCGTCATGCATCCAGCGCACGCCGAGCTGGCGGGCGCGGGCAAACAACGCCTCGGTGTTGGCGTAGGTGCTCACGCCCAGGCAGGCGTAGTGGAACGGCCAGCCGCGTCGCCCGCAGTCTTCGGCGATCTGGCGGAACGGGGTGCCGGAGCTGCCGCGCTCACCCGCGCGCAGATCGAAATGCGCATCGAGGTTGAGGATGCCGATGCGCGGTGCGTCCTTCGACTTGCCTGCCAGATGCCGCGCCAAGCCGCCGAACGAAGCCCACGCAATCTCATGCCCACCACCCAGCGCGATCGGGAACGCACCGCGGTCGAGCAGATCGTGCAGCACGCCAGACAGCTCGTCCTGCGCCGCTTCCAGCGCATCGCCCTGGCACGTCACGTCGCCCGCATCGACGACCACGCGACCGGCACGCGCCGGCAGGTTGGCGAGCATCTTGCGGATGGCGTTCGGGCCGGCCTGCGCGCCGGTGCGCCCGTGGTTGCGCGCGACACCCGCGTCGCACGCGAAACCCGCCAGCGCAACGGTATTGGCCAGCGGCGCGCCGACACTTTCGGCATCAACGCGGTGGACCGTCTGGTGCCAGCGCAGGCCCAGCGGGCCCTCTTCGGCATCGACGCGGCCCTGCCAGACGGTGGGTTCAGCTTGGACGAGCATGGTCAGGCCAGCGAAAGATCTGCCAGTTGAGCACGGCAGGAATCCGCCAGCTCGCCTTCGAGCACCAGGCGGCGAGCCGCATTGATGTCCGGCGCGAACAGGCGGTCTTCACCGTAGTACGCCACGCGTGCGCGGATGCAGCCATGCGCGTGTTGCAGCGTGTCGGACGTGGCCAGCGGCTTGTGGAAATCAATGCCCTGTGCTGCGGCCAGCGCTTCAATGCCGACGATGGTGGCAGTGTTCTCGGCCATGTCTTGCAAGCGGCGGCCCGCGAAGGTCGCCATGCTGACGTGGTCTTCCTGGTTGGCGGAAGTCGGCAGGCTGTCGACGCTGGCCGGGTGGGCGAACGTCTTGTTTTCCGACGCAAGCGCGGCTGCCGTCACGTGCGCAATCATGAAGCCCGAGTTCAAGCCCGGTTGCTCCACCAGGAACGGCGGCAGGCCCGACAGCGTGGAATCGATCAGCAGTGCGATACGGCGCTCCGACAGCGCACCGATTTCGGCAATCGCCATCGCCAGCATGTCGGCGGCAAACGCCACCGGTTCGGCGTGGAAGTTGCCGCCCGAAATGACTTCGTTGGTGTCGGCGTAGACCAGCGGGTTATCCGTCACGGCGTTGGCTTCGGTGAGCAGCGTGGCGCCGGCCTGACGGATCAGGTCGAAGCACGCGCCCATGACTTGCGGCTGGCAGCGCAGGCTGTACGGGTCTTGCACACGCTTGTCGCCCACGAGGTGCGACTTGCGGATGGCGCTGCCGGCCAGCAGGTTGCGATACACGGCGGCGGTGGCGATTTGGCCACCCTGGCCGCGCACGGCATGCACGCGCGGGTCGAACGGCGCATCGCTGCCCTTGGCGGCGTCCACCGACAGTGCACCGGTCACGGTGGCGGCCTTCAGCAGGCGCTCGGCCAGGAACAGGCCGTTCAGTGCCAGCGCGGTCGACACTTGCGTGCCGTTGATCAGTGCCAGGCCTTCCTTGGCGGCCAGTGCGATCGGCTCGATGCCGGCAGCGGCGAGTGCTTGACGTGCCGGGGTACGCACGCCGTTCACGCGCACATCGCCTTCGCCCAGCAGGGCCAGCGTCATGTGCGCCAGCGGTGCCAGATCGCCCGAGGCGCCCACCGAACCCTTGGACGGAATGCACGGCACGATGCCCGCGTTCAGCAGCGCCAACAGCGTGTCGATCACGACACGGCGCACGCCCGAGTAACCGCGTGCGAGGCTCGCTGCCTTCATCAGCAGCACGAGGCGCGCAACGCGGTCGCTCACGTCTTCGCCGGTGCCCACGGCGTGCGACAGGATCAGGTTACGTTGCAGACGCTCCAGCTCGTGCGTGGGGATCTGCGTCTTGGCTAGCAGGCCGAACCCGGTATTGATACCGTAAGCCGGATCGCCCTTGGCGACGATGGCTTGCACGGTGGCAGCCGATGCCTCAATGGCGGCGGCGCAGTCACCCGACAGTGCGACGGGCGTGGGCGCGAGCCAGACGCGGCGCAGGTCGTCAAAGGACATCGCGCCGGGTTGCAGCGTGATGATGGAGGGCGTGGTCATGGTGTTCATGGTCAAAGCAATTGGATGTTTCATTGTCGCCCCTGCGTGAAAGGGAGTACATCGCAGGAGCACATCGTCTAGTCGTATCAAAATCCCCGCCCGCGCGGGGATGCCGGAATCCGATCCGGGCTTAGCCGATCATCGGCAGGTTCAAACCGTTGCGCTTGGCGCAGGCGATGGCGCTCTCGTAGCCGGCATCCGCGTGACGCATCACGCCCGAGCCGCAGTCGTTGACCAGCACACGGCCGAGGCGCTTGGCAGCGGCGTCGGTGCCGTCAGCCACGATCACCACGCCCGAGTGCTGCGAGTAGCCCATGCCGACGCCGCCACCGTGGTGCAGCGACACCCAGGTCGCGCCGCCGGCCGTGTTGAGCAGCGCGTTGAGCAGCGGCCAATCCGACACGGCGTCGGTGCCGTCGCGCATGGATTCGGTTTCGCGGTTCGGGCTGGCGACGGAGCCGGTGTCGAGGTGATCGCGGCCGATCACGATCGGGGCCTTCAGCTCGCCGTTCTTGACCATCTCGTTGAAGGCCAGGCCAGCCAGGTGACGCTCGCCCAGACCCAGCCAGCAGATACGTGCGGGCAGACCCTGGAAGGCGATACGGTCACGCGCCATGTCGAGCCAGCGATGCACGTGCGTGTTGTGCGGGAAGAGTTCCTTGATCTTGGCGTCGGTCTTGTAGATGTCTTCCGGATCGCCCGACAGCGCCACCCAGCGGAACGGGCCCTTGCCCTCGCAGAACAGCGGACGAATGTAGGCGGGCACGAAGCCTGGGAAGTCGAAGGCATTCTTCACGCCCTGGTCGAACGCGACCTGGCGGATGTTGTTGCCGTAGTCGACGGTCGGGATGCCCATGGCCTGGAAGTCGAGCATGGCTTGCACGTGCACGGCGCACGACTTGGCGGCCTCGTCGGTCAGGCGGGCGTGCTGCGACGGATCGCGTTGCGCAGCACGCCATTGCTCGACCGTCCAGCCAGCCGGCAGGTAGCCGTTGACCAGATCATGTGCCGAGGTCTGGTCGGTCACCAGATCCGGCTTCAGGCCGCCGGCGCGGGCACGCTTGACCAGCTCCGGCAAGATTTCCGCAGCATTGCCCAGCAGGCCGATCGACACGGCTTCGCCGCGCTCGCAATGGTGGCGGATCAGGTTGAAGGCGTCGTCGATGTCCTTGGCTTGCTTGTCGAGGTAACGCGTACGCAGGCGGAAGTCGATGCTCGATTGCTGGCACTCGATGTTCAGCGACACGGCGCCGGCCAGCGTGGCGGCCAGCGGCTGCGCGCCGCCCATGCCGCCCAGGCCGGCGGTCAGGATCCACTTGCCGGCCAGCTTGCCGTCGTAATGTTGGCGGCCGGCTTCGGCGAAGGTTTCGTAGGTGCCTTGGACGATGCCCTGGCTGCCGATGTAGATCCAGCTGCCGGCAGTCATCTGGCCGTACATGAACAGGCCCTTGCGGTCCAGTTCGTTGAAATGCTCCCAGTTTGCCCACTTGGGCACCAGGTTCGAATTGGCGATCAGCACGCGCGGGGCATCCGGGTGCGTCTTGAATACGCCAACCGGCTTGCCGGATTGCACCAGCAGCGATTCGTCGTTGTTCAACTCGCGCAGCGTTTCGAGAATCTTGTCGAAGCAGGCCCAATCACGCGCGGCACGGCCAATGCCGCCGTACACAACGAGGTGCTTGGGGTTCTCGGCTACGTCCGGGTCGAGGTTGTTTTGCAGCATGCGGTAGGCGGCTTCGGTCAGCCAGCTCTTGCAGTGCAGCTCGGTGCCGCGCGGGGCACGGATCTCGCGCGATGCGTCGTAGCGCGGGTCGTTGGTCAGGTGGGCAGCGTTGGTCGGGGCATTCATGTGAGGTCTCCTGCGAACTCCTTGGGTGTGCTGAGCATCTTATGTTGTATATACAACTTAGGCAAGAAAACTTTACAAGCTAAGAGCAAACCCTGATGATGGCTGCAGTCCGCACATCACATCGGCTACCAAGCCGCACCCAAAGTCGACTCCATGTCACAAGATCAGTCCGCCAGCACCCCCGCCTTCCAGCGCATCAAGGAAGACATCCTCACGCGCATCCGCAGCGGCGAATGGCAGGAGGGCGAAATGATTCCGGGGGAGACGACGCTCGCGCAGACCTTCGGCGTATCACGCATGACGGTCAACCGCGCGCTGCGCGAGCTGACTGCCGAGCAGATCCTCACGCGGGTGCAAGGGCTGGGGACATTCGTCGCGCAACAGAAGTACCAGGCGACGCTGGT contains these protein-coding regions:
- the hutH gene encoding histidine ammonia-lyase, which produces MNTMTTPSIITLQPGAMSFDDLRRVWLAPTPVALSGDCAAAIEASAATVQAIVAKGDPAYGINTGFGLLAKTQIPTHELERLQRNLILSHAVGTGEDVSDRVARLVLLMKAASLARGYSGVRRVVIDTLLALLNAGIVPCIPSKGSVGASGDLAPLAHMTLALLGEGDVRVNGVRTPARQALAAAGIEPIALAAKEGLALINGTQVSTALALNGLFLAERLLKAATVTGALSVDAAKGSDAPFDPRVHAVRGQGGQIATAAVYRNLLAGSAIRKSHLVGDKRVQDPYSLRCQPQVMGACFDLIRQAGATLLTEANAVTDNPLVYADTNEVISGGNFHAEPVAFAADMLAMAIAEIGALSERRIALLIDSTLSGLPPFLVEQPGLNSGFMIAHVTAAALASENKTFAHPASVDSLPTSANQEDHVSMATFAGRRLQDMAENTATIVGIEALAAAQGIDFHKPLATSDTLQHAHGCIRARVAYYGEDRLFAPDINAARRLVLEGELADSCRAQLADLSLA
- the hutU gene encoding urocanate hydratase; the protein is MNAPTNAAHLTNDPRYDASREIRAPRGTELHCKSWLTEAAYRMLQNNLDPDVAENPKHLVVYGGIGRAARDWACFDKILETLRELNNDESLLVQSGKPVGVFKTHPDAPRVLIANSNLVPKWANWEHFNELDRKGLFMYGQMTAGSWIYIGSQGIVQGTYETFAEAGRQHYDGKLAGKWILTAGLGGMGGAQPLAATLAGAVSLNIECQQSSIDFRLRTRYLDKQAKDIDDAFNLIRHHCERGEAVSIGLLGNAAEILPELVKRARAGGLKPDLVTDQTSAHDLVNGYLPAGWTVEQWRAAQRDPSQHARLTDEAAKSCAVHVQAMLDFQAMGIPTVDYGNNIRQVAFDQGVKNAFDFPGFVPAYIRPLFCEGKGPFRWVALSGDPEDIYKTDAKIKELFPHNTHVHRWLDMARDRIAFQGLPARICWLGLGERHLAGLAFNEMVKNGELKAPIVIGRDHLDTGSVASPNRETESMRDGTDAVSDWPLLNALLNTAGGATWVSLHHGGGVGMGYSQHSGVVIVADGTDAAAKRLGRVLVNDCGSGVMRHADAGYESAIACAKRNGLNLPMIG